The nucleotide window ATGGAGGGTGTACTCCAGAGTCAgctccccccaccctgccctgaAGAGCTCAGCCACAGAGGTGAACCAGGCACGGGCCATGGTGGATCTGCTTCTTCAGGTGCTAGTGCCCGCGCCACACCTGGAGACCCGCACAGGAAGGTTTGTGGTTGGCGAACTCATCACCTGCAACGTCTTATTGCCCCTCATCTCCAAACTGTCCGACCCAGACTGGCTCAACATGCTCATTGTGGGCATTTTTACCAATTCAGCTAAACCAGCTCCGCCCCCGCCTGAGACCATGCCCCCTCTCCAGGAGCCGCCGATCCAGCATGAGGAGCCTCAGCAGGAGGTGGCCACCCCTCCTTGCCCTTTAACCTTCTGTATCCAGCCGGTCACACCCAATGACATGGAAGCAGACACCCCAGAACTAGCTGCCTATGACATCATCGATTCAGAAGAGCTGTACTGCCCTCagatcctggaggaggaggagcctcaaCCGTACCTGAGGCAGTATCGGCGGCCCGGGAAGTCCAACCCCTTTTACCAGGAGAACGACTCTGACCTGGACTCTCCCCTCACAGACAAGAGGAGCTCCATGGAGTCCCTGCTCATGATTGGTCCAGATGAGGCGCTGGCTGACCGGTTCCGGGATTGTGCCACGCCAACTGACGTCAGCAGTGTGGTGGACCTGGAGGACGACCTCCAGTCTTACCCCGGCCTATCAGAGAACCTGTCCTGCCCCAGGGTTCACCTGGAGCATCCTGAAAGCTACAGACCTCATCTGGGGTCCTCTGATCCcgcttcctcctccagcctgagcAGCCTACAGGAgctggacagagacagggagagtgtCGGCACGTCGGACAGAGAGCTGCTGCTGGGGGTGCCTGAGGGTGTGACTGTGGGGGggaccctgccctccccccaggCCTCGTTCAGCTTCCAGCCCCTCAGCAGTCCTGATGGACCCATCATCATCCAGAACCTCCGTATCACTGGCACCATCACCGCCATGGAGCACCGCGGCACCAGCTCCCATCCCTACACCCTGTACACTGTCAAGGTCTCCTTCCTATACACTTACATGCTGTACGACACATCAGCTGTGTGCAATGTGTTTATATGTATAATCTGTGTATGTTTTAATGCAAGTGTATACAGTGTTTGTGTAGATAATGTATGTGTAATATGCCACTGTGAGTGTctaatacgtgtgtgtgttgcagtatgAGACGTCGATGGGCTGTGAGCCCCCTGCTGCAgactctgaccagtcagtggctTACCACACTGTCAACAGACGCTACAGCGAGTTCCTCAACCTGCAGACCCGCCTGGAAGAGAAACAAGAACTACGCAAGATCCTCAAGAGTAAGAGTCTCTCTGTGGAGATATGAGGATGTGTGCTAGGGTGGTGGGGAGAAAAAAGAGATTGACATTTGAATCgtgattcagtcttctagcaatTCAGATAGATtcccttttttttatatatgtttttttactCTTGTACGTTTTATTTTTCTATGACAAAAACACTTAGCTTCCTATCACAGTCAAATATaaacaagtaacactaaacagcatacttgaatcaaatgtaagcatatattgaatcgaAACCCCAGGAATTGAATTTACCCCGGGAATCGATTTGAATCAaattgtgaggtaccaaaagatttccACCCCTAATACCTGACATGTCTGTATTCTCTGGTGGAGATATGCATTCATGTGACCAGTCTGTACTCTCTTGTTTAGGTGTCAAGGGGCCAAAGAAAGTCTTTCCAGACCTGCCTTTTGGGAACATGGACAGTGACCGAGTGGAGGCCAGAAAAGGCCTTCTGGAGACCTTCCTGAAGGTGGGACCTGGGGATCAGCACATCTTCACTACCTTGCATTTGCTCTCTCACCtttcacacagagacagagagagaacattatCTTGAAAGTTCTGTCCACAATCTAACAAGAGTTCTTGTTGGTGTGGTGAGCACTCAGGTGGTGTTTGAGACAGTATTATTACTACTACTAGTTTCTTTCACACCATTCGACCACCCTCACTAAAAGTGGTCCTCCACTTCCGTGTGCTGTGTCGCAGCAACTGTGTAGCATCCCTGAGACCGCCAACAGCGAGGAGATGCAGGAGTTCCTAGCTCTCAACACAGACGCCAGGATTGCCTTCGTCAAGAAGCCTTTCATCGTGTCACGCATAGACAAGGTACCGTTCTGACCCTGGGCCAGTGTGAGGTCTTTGACTGGATGATGTTATCAGACCGTGCagatgaactgtgtgtgtgtagatggtgGTGAATGTCATCGTGGACACGCTGAAGACGGCGTTCCCCCGTTCAGAGCTGCAGAGCCCGACTGAGGACACGgacggagagacggagggagggaggagcacgTCTGACAAGAAGAGCCGGTATGCAGGACCACACACCTGGAGAACATCAGCACACAGTTGGTCTAATGATAATcatgatggtggtgtgtgtgtgtgtgtgtggtccagatCACGCCTGAAGTTTTCCAGTAAGATGGCTCCTGTCCTGAATGGCTCTGATATCAGGTCCCAGGTGGTCTATGGTGTTGCTGGCACCCGTCCGGTGAGTACCACTGGTGCACACTAAATAAATCACATGTTATTGACATGTTATACATAGCATAAACACCAAGACAGCATCAGTCTCCCTGATTGAACCACAAAGGCTGTTCCAGCGGAGAGAAGCTCTATATAACAACACCGTACACCACACCACACTACATTCCCAGTACTGGGTTAGAGTATCCCTACCCTCGATCTACTCCACCACCACTTAGTGTTACCACCCTCTATATCTTTTCCATCAGTTCTGTCGGTCTACAGTTAAGTAATCACGTTATAATCACCAGCAGATAGGCCTCACGCTGGTTATGCAGGCATGCCTTCCCCTCACTGCCGTCTCCCTGTGCCCAGGTGTGTGGCCGTCAGTCCCTGGACCacctggaggccttcctgagggagcaggagaggctgGCGGGCCGGCTGGGGGGGGctgagctggggctggagggccaGCAGGACGGGCCCCCTGTCAGAGGAAAGGCAGAGTGCTGTGGCTGCCAGCAGAACAGCTTAAAAGGAGCCACTGAACAGGACACAGGTACACCCGCACCTGGGACCGGATGGTTGATGCTGTCTGGCTGGTTGATGCTGTCTGGCTGGTTGATGCTGTCTGGCTGGTTGATGCTGTCTGGCTGGTTGATGCTGTCTGGCAGACAGTGTTACAGAGGTTATGTGGGGGATTTCTAAATACTTCAGATAGTTTCACTTCGGAAAAACTAGTTGTTAAGGTTTACAAACTGATTCTGGTTATTGGGAAATTGTCCCATCTGTCATGGGCTGATTCGTCAGATGTCATCTGGTGGattgtcagtttgtgtgtggggaaTGAGGAAGGAACAGATGAGCAAGTAGATCAGACTCACCaagttctccttccctccctccctccctccctccctccctccctccctccctccctccctccctccctccctccctccctccctccctccctccctccctccctccctccctccctccctccctccacacagggCTGTTCCATGACAGGCCGACCTCATTACTTGATGTGGGACTTGTCTACCTCTCTTCCAACAgtaaaatgttgtttttcagGTTGTGATTGAATCCAGGTGGCTTGTTTAATGTCTGGGGAACATCTAACTGTAAGAGAATAGTTCATACTGAGGCCAAGAGAGTCAGGGTTAGGTGTCTTGCTCTTTCCCATTGGGCAGACAGTCAAGGTTAAGTGTCTTGCTCTCTTTAATTGGTCCAGACAGTCAGTGCCAGGTGTCTCCCTCTCACTAACCAGACACTGTAGCGTGCCGTCCCCGTTCAGTGATCTCACAGGCAACAGAAGTTGCACTACATTGACCTGTAATGTTACACCAtcgccactagatggcagcattATATCACATGCTATATTCGTGCTAAATCACATTCTGAACCATTCATCTTGAATGTAATTGCAATCGTATCAAGCAGCACAAATACTTTGGACAATTCGTGTTTTGATGCAAAATTTTAAAGTCAGGAGCAGCACTTATAAAGAAATGAACTGGGGAAAGCAGAGACTTCTACTGACTTGTACAGTGatgtaatgacgtggctctctAGTCTGTGGAAAAACAACCTGGTTCTTAGAAAGTTTGCGAGCTGAACCAACCGGCGCTAACAACAGCCCAGAACTAGGTTtgctttggtggaaagggggtatcagTGCCAACACAGGAACCTGAGGAGTGAGACTGCTATGATCTAGTCCTGCTGCCATACTGGAGCATGGGGCTACCTGACACTTACTGCTTGCcctctaactgtgtgtgtgtgtgtccacagcatCTGAGACGGCCCTGGCAGATACGGcgctgaacattgtgtgtgtgctgatcaGGGACCAGTGGAGCTGGCTGTGTAGTGAGAACTTCCAGAAGACCCTCCGGCTGCTGTTTGGAACCCTCATCAACAGGTGAGCCCCTCCAcaacagacccagacccagcaccagacccagacccagcaccagcaccagcaccagcaccagcaccagacccagacccagcaccagacccagcaccagacccagcaccagacccagcaccagacccagacccagacccagcaccagcaccagcaccagcaccagacccagcaccagacccagcaccagcaccagcaccagacccagcaccagacccagcaccagcaccagacccagcaccagacccagacccagcaccagacccagacccagcaccagacccagcaccagacccagcaccagcaccagacccagcaccagacccagacccagcaccagacccagcaccagacccagacccagcaccagacccagacccagcaccagacccagcaccagcaccagacccagcaCGCTGAGACTctgcgggggggcggggggggtagtCCAGGCATGGACACACAGACCCCATCAGTCTCCATGTCTGTGGTGACCGTGCTGCTGTGAGAGTCGGCACTGACCCGGCCTGGGGAGGACTGTGCTGCTCATCCATGTTGCTGTGTAGCGCTCAGGAATGTCAGCCGGGTCAGTGGCAGGGCCCAACACAACGTTTGTATGTGTGAGGCGTGAAGCGCTTCTCTTTCCAGACGGGAGTGTTTTATGGAACCTGGCTGCTTATTTCATTGTAAGACTTCAGTTATTTCTGAAAAATACAGACGTTTTGGAATTCCTATGGTCCAACTGTCCTGACCCCGGTGTTCCTCTGGTGGTGAGCCCTAACCTCATGTTCAGCTGTTTTCCACTTGAGGAAGCCTATCATGTCCACACTAGGCCTGAATCTTCTGGTTGATGGAGCCTGTGCTATTGAGGACTGTGTGAGGCCTTCTAGCCTTCTTGGAGACCTTGTGTGCAGCCATCATACAGTAATACAGAATGgagtgggacacacacacacacacagcccagtccTGGACTGAGAAAGACCCTGTGGTTGGCCACACACAAAGCCAGCACATAGTGTGACACATGCAGTGGCCTTCCTTCGGCTACATGATCTGACTTGCTGTTGCGTACTTGACAGTCTGGTGCTGTCTGAAGGTTGTCAGAggagtctgtctgtcagctCAGTGCAGTCAGAGTGGAGAGCttccaaggtgtgtgtgtgtgtgtgtgcatgcgtgtgtgtgtgtgtgtgtgggggggggggtctgtctgtctgtccagggagGCCCACAGCCAGGAGGCCTGTGCTTACTCTATTACAGATGACATAACCAGTTAGTGTACGGAGAGGAGGTGCAGACCCTGGAAACAGTATCCATGccaataaatgtgtgtgtgtgtgtgtgtgtgggggatatGTTTGTCTGGAAGAACAGCAGGTTCTAGTCATAAACGGGGTGCAGTTTGAGGGATGTCTGGTTATATAAAGTGGAAAGGGGGACAGTTTCAAATGAGGGTCTTGAAGGGGAGATATAGGGCTGTCTGGGAGGCTTGTTGTTCAGGCAGTAACTATCTGTGTGAGTGGATCTGAGAAAAGTCGACAAAGTTACAACTTCAACTTCAGGTCATTATTGGGTGGTTATTTGGTCCAGCCCAGAACTACTGTAACACCAGAACTACTGTACACTGTAACACACTGTAACACTAGTCACACatatccccagccctcctctttAAGAGCAGAATAAACAGTACGTAATATTCTGACATGGACACACATCACTGCTCACTCCAGCCCTGTTGGTGCACCTGtaatatcacacacacgcacatgcttcTTTCTCAGCACAGTGAAAGGTCCACTTGTAGTGGTGGAGCTGGCAGCACAGGGACAACACAGGGACCTCTCAcagctcacctcccctctccttccacacccctccttccctctttctgtccctctgcctcacGACACCTGTCTGCCATAACATGCTGCTTTCTACTCCAATATTCCCAACTGGAATATTAATTTTCATAAACAATGAAAGTGCTGGGAGaaaggggctgggagagaggggctgggagagaggggctgggatagagaggctgggagagaggggctgggatagaggggctgggagagaggggctgggagagaggggctgggagagaggggctgggatagagaggctgggagagaggggctgggatagaggggctgagagagaggggctgggagagaggggctgggatagagaggctgggagagaggggctgggagagaggggctgggagagaggggctgggagagaggggctgggatagagaggctgggagagaggggctgggatagaggggctgggagagaggggctgggagagaggggctgggagagaggggctgggatagagaggctgggagagaggggctgggatagaggggctgggagagaggggctgggagagaggggctgggagagaggggctgggagagagggcctGGGAtagaggggctgggagagaggggctgggagagaggggctgggagagagaggctgggagagagaggctgggagagaggggctgggagagaggggctgggagagaggggctgggagagaggggctgggagagaggggctgggtggGGAAGTGGAGACTGAGAACAGAGTGTACTGCAGTTTGTGCTCAGGCCTGCTGTCATCTGCTGAGCAGCTCCATGTGGTGAGCTGTTTAGCCAACGTCAAA belongs to Hypomesus transpacificus isolate Combined female chromosome 15, fHypTra1, whole genome shotgun sequence and includes:
- the snx19b gene encoding sorting nexin-19, producing MSQPEAAQGQGSISGMLSQMNLLGLGVLLAWLVLFHLLVDIWLLCVFTSLLVVLGGWLCSQFVLNSDNLLHVERFVSLEETPQTAEDEQKLDLEIQNTIRKIVRDFVWSWYSTVSSECEFEVEVHNAMYSMALELKRRAGLVDRRELTQRVLDLYGCHLQSYFRSLEVLEEQGDDEAECLWRVYSRVSSPHPALKSSATEVNQARAMVDLLLQVLVPAPHLETRTGRFVVGELITCNVLLPLISKLSDPDWLNMLIVGIFTNSAKPAPPPPETMPPLQEPPIQHEEPQQEVATPPCPLTFCIQPVTPNDMEADTPELAAYDIIDSEELYCPQILEEEEPQPYLRQYRRPGKSNPFYQENDSDLDSPLTDKRSSMESLLMIGPDEALADRFRDCATPTDVSSVVDLEDDLQSYPGLSENLSCPRVHLEHPESYRPHLGSSDPASSSSLSSLQELDRDRESVGTSDRELLLGVPEGVTVGGTLPSPQASFSFQPLSSPDGPIIIQNLRITGTITAMEHRGTSSHPYTLYTVKYETSMGCEPPAADSDQSVAYHTVNRRYSEFLNLQTRLEEKQELRKILKSVKGPKKVFPDLPFGNMDSDRVEARKGLLETFLKQLCSIPETANSEEMQEFLALNTDARIAFVKKPFIVSRIDKMVVNVIVDTLKTAFPRSELQSPTEDTDGETEGGRSTSDKKSRSRLKFSSKMAPVLNGSDIRSQVVYGVAGTRPVCGRQSLDHLEAFLREQERLAGRLGGAELGLEGQQDGPPVRGKAECCGCQQNSLKGATEQDTASETALADTALNIVCVLIRDQWSWLCSENFQKTLRLLFGTLINRWLDVGVANLLCTQYWVAYLRGLQEAIWPGGSLPAQPRPQRTPQQKVESKEEAHSCLMSLIPGLVSDILGEDKFKRSWNSVLESLQDPNINRHLVYSLRDILLEVLVPESSEEDFQKTLLHSLSKNHEKLPP